GCTGCGCCTGCTGTGCTGCTACCAGGGCCCCGGCACCGAATGGCTGCCCGACGCCGCCGCCGATCGCTCGCAACTGGGCGCCGCTGCCCAGGGCCTGGCCGACGAGCAGTCGGGCCTGATTCTCGATGCCGCGGCCATCGGCCGCGCGCCGCCGTTCTCGGTGCTGCTGCTGAAAGGCTCGCAATGGCCGGGCGCGCGCGGCGGCGCCATCCATCGCTCCCCGCCGCCGGCGCCGGACCAGCCCCGCGTGCTGCTGGCGCTGGACGCCATCTGGTAACCCCTTCCCCCCTTCCCAAGGAGCAAACATGAACAAGCTGCCGGTAACGGTGCTGTCCGGCTTTCTAGGCGCCGGCAAGACCACGCTGCTGAACCACATCCTGGCCAACCGCGAAGGCAAGCGCGTGGCGGTGATCGTCAACGACATGTCCGAGGTCAATATCGACGCCCGGCTGGTGCGCGAAGGCGGCGCCCAGCTGTCGCGCGCCGAGGAAAAGCTGGTGGAGATGAGCAACGGCTGCATCTGCTGCACACTGCGCGAGGACCTGTTGCTGGAAATCCGCCGGCTGGCCGCGGAAGGCCGCTTCGACTACCTGCTGATCGAATCCACCGGCATCTCCGAGCCGCTGCCGGTGGCCGAAACCTTCACCTTCCGCGACGAGGAAGGCCGCAGCCTGGACGATCTGGCGCGGCTGGACACCATGGTGACCGTGGTGGACGCCTGCAATTTCCTGCGCGACTACGCCTCGCGCGACAGCCTGGGGGACCGGCAGGCCAGCCTGGGCAACGAGGACGAGCGCACGGTGGTGGATCTGCTGATCGAGCAGGTGGAATTCTGCGACGTCATCGTGCTGAACAAGACCGATCTGGCGAACGCCGAACAGCTGGCCGAGCTGCAGGCAATCCTGCGCTCGCTGAACCCGCGTGCCGACATCGTCTGCAGCGAATTCGGCCGCGTACCGCTGGATCGCGTGCTCGACACCGGCCGCTTCGACTTCGAAGCCGCCGCCGAAGCGCCGGGCTGGCTGGCGGAGCTGCGCGGCGAACACCAGCCGGAAACCGAAGCCTACGGCATCGACAGCTTCGTCTACCGCGCGCGGCGGCCGTTCCACCCGCAAAGGCTGTGGCAATGGATGGGCCGGGAATGGCCGGGCGTGGTGCGATCCAAGGGCTATTTCTGGCTGGCCAGCCGGCCGCAGTTCGCTGGTCTGTGGTCGCAGGCCGGCGCGGTGGCGCGCCATTCCTGCGCCGGCTTGTGGTGGGCGGCGCTGGACCGCGAGGAATGGCCGGCCGACGAGGATAGCCTGGCGCTGATCCGCTCGCGCTGGCAGGAGCCCTTCGGCGACCGCCAGCAGGAACTGGTGCTGATAGGCATGGCCATGGACCGGCAGGCGCTGGTCGCCGCCTTCGACGCCTGTCTGCTCAGCGACGCCGAGATGGCGCGCGGCATGGCTGCCTGGCAAACGCTGGACGACCCCTTCCCGCAGTGGGCGGTTGACGCGGAAGAAGCCGGCGTTTGAGCAGCCAAGCGGACGGCCTCATGCCGCCCGCTCTGTTATAATCGGCGGTTTACGCAATCCTCCGTTCTTTAGCCGATGACACCTGCCGCCCGCCTCGCCGAACTGAAATCCGCCCTGTCCTCCTGCCTGATCCGCGACCGCCACATCCTGCGCCGCAAACTGGCCGACGCCGCAGACCGGCTGAAGAAAAACCAGCCCGCCGACAAGCTCTTGGCCGACATCGCCAGCCAGGCGGAACGCTCGCGCAGCCGCGCCGACGCGCGCCGCGCCCATCTGCCCAAGCCCAGCTTCGACGACGCGCTGCCGGTCAACCAGAAGCTGGCCGACATCAAGGGCGCGATAGACAAGAACCAGGTGGTGATCATCTGCGGCGAGACCGGCTCCGGCAAAACCACCCAGCTGCCCAAGATCTGCCTGGAGCTGGGCCGCGGCGTGTTCGGCCTGATCGGCCATACCCAGCCGCGCCGGCTGGCCGCGCGCTCGGTGGCGACGCGGATCGCGCAGGAACTGGGCTCGACGCTTGGCGAACACGTCGGCTTCAAAGTGCGCTTCACCGACAAACTGTCGGAAAAATCGGTGATCAAGCTGATGACCGACGGCATCATGCTGGCGGAAACGCAAACCGACCGCTACCTGGAAGCCTACGACACCATCATCATCGACGAGGCGCACGAACGCAGCCTGAACATCGACTTCCTGCTCGGCTATCTGAAGCAGCTGCTGCCGCGCCGCCCGGACCTGAAGATCATCATCACTTCCGCCACCATCGACGCCGACCGCTTCTCCAAACACTTCGACGGCGCGCCGGTAATCGAGGTGTCCGGCCGCACCTACCCGGTGGAAGTGCGCTACCGGCCGCTGAAGCAGCGCGACGAGGACGAGCGCGAGATGGAGATGGAAGACGCCATCGTCGACGCCGCCGACGAATTGTCGCGCCAGGGCTCCGGCGACATGCTGGTCTTCCTGCCCGGCGAGCGCGAAATCCGCGAGACGGCTGAGAAACTGCGCAAGTCCGGCATCCGCGGCTACGAGATCCTGCCGCTGTTCGCGCGGCTGTCCAACGAGGACCAGCAGAAGATCTTCAAACCGTCGGGCGGCCGCCGCATCGTGCTGGCCACCAACGTGGCGGAAACATCCTTGACCGTACCGGGCATCAAATACGTGATCGACACCGGCCTCGCCCGCATCAACCGCTACAGCCCGCGCGCCAAGGTGGAGCAGCTGCAGGTGGAGAAGGTCTCGCAGGCGGCGGCCCGCCAGCGCGCCGGCCGTTGCGGCCGCGTCGAGTCCGGCATCTGCGTGCGCCTGTACGCCGAGGATGACTTCAACGCCCGCCCGGCCTTCACCGATCCGGAAATCGTCCGCTCCAACCTGGCGGCGGTGATCCTGCGCATGGCGGCGCTGCGGCTGGGCAAGGTGGATGAATTCCCCTTCCTGGAGGCGCCGTCCAGCCGCCTGATCGCCGACGGCTATCAGGTGCTGACCGAGCTGGGCGCGGTGAATGAGCAAGGCGAGCTGACGCCGGTGGGCAAGGAGCTGGCGCGCATTCCGGTGGACCCGAAGGTGGGCCGCCTGCTCTTGGCCGGCCGCGACTACCACTGCGCGCGCGAAGTGCTGATCATCGCCGCCGCGCTGTCCATTCAAGACCCTCGCGAGCGGCCGTTCGAGGCGCGCGATGCGGCAGAGAAAGCGCAGGCGCGCTTCAACGACGAGAAGTCGGACTTCCTGTCCTTCCTGCATCTGTGGGACTTCTTCGCCGACGCGCTCAAGCACAAGAAAACCAATCGCCAGCTGGTCAATACCTGCCACGAGCACTTCCTGTCTTACCTGCGCATGCGCGAATGGCGCGAATTGCATGGACAGCTGGCCGAAATCGCCAGCGAGCTGGGCCTGATCACCCGCGACGAGGCCCATGCCGACGCCGGGCAGCCGGACGCGCAAATGTCGGCCAAGAAGCGCCAGCAAATCGACGCCGTCGCTTACGAAAACCTGCACAAGGCGCTGATCACCGGCCTGATCGGCAATATCGGCATGAAAAACCAGGAAGGCGACGACTACCAGGGCGCGCGCGG
The Chromobacterium sp. IIBBL 290-4 DNA segment above includes these coding regions:
- the zigA gene encoding zinc metallochaperone GTPase ZigA; translation: MNKLPVTVLSGFLGAGKTTLLNHILANREGKRVAVIVNDMSEVNIDARLVREGGAQLSRAEEKLVEMSNGCICCTLREDLLLEIRRLAAEGRFDYLLIESTGISEPLPVAETFTFRDEEGRSLDDLARLDTMVTVVDACNFLRDYASRDSLGDRQASLGNEDERTVVDLLIEQVEFCDVIVLNKTDLANAEQLAELQAILRSLNPRADIVCSEFGRVPLDRVLDTGRFDFEAAAEAPGWLAELRGEHQPETEAYGIDSFVYRARRPFHPQRLWQWMGREWPGVVRSKGYFWLASRPQFAGLWSQAGAVARHSCAGLWWAALDREEWPADEDSLALIRSRWQEPFGDRQQELVLIGMAMDRQALVAAFDACLLSDAEMARGMAAWQTLDDPFPQWAVDAEEAGV
- the hrpA gene encoding ATP-dependent RNA helicase HrpA; the encoded protein is MTPAARLAELKSALSSCLIRDRHILRRKLADAADRLKKNQPADKLLADIASQAERSRSRADARRAHLPKPSFDDALPVNQKLADIKGAIDKNQVVIICGETGSGKTTQLPKICLELGRGVFGLIGHTQPRRLAARSVATRIAQELGSTLGEHVGFKVRFTDKLSEKSVIKLMTDGIMLAETQTDRYLEAYDTIIIDEAHERSLNIDFLLGYLKQLLPRRPDLKIIITSATIDADRFSKHFDGAPVIEVSGRTYPVEVRYRPLKQRDEDEREMEMEDAIVDAADELSRQGSGDMLVFLPGEREIRETAEKLRKSGIRGYEILPLFARLSNEDQQKIFKPSGGRRIVLATNVAETSLTVPGIKYVIDTGLARINRYSPRAKVEQLQVEKVSQAAARQRAGRCGRVESGICVRLYAEDDFNARPAFTDPEIVRSNLAAVILRMAALRLGKVDEFPFLEAPSSRLIADGYQVLTELGAVNEQGELTPVGKELARIPVDPKVGRLLLAGRDYHCAREVLIIAAALSIQDPRERPFEARDAAEKAQARFNDEKSDFLSFLHLWDFFADALKHKKTNRQLVNTCHEHFLSYLRMREWRELHGQLAEIASELGLITRDEAHADAGQPDAQMSAKKRQQIDAVAYENLHKALITGLIGNIGMKNQEGDDYQGARGVNFLVFPGSGLKKAKPKWLVASELVETTRLYARCVAKIEPEWVEKLAQHLVKYHYFEPHWEKSRGEVVASERVTLYGLTLIPRRPVSYGRIAPEEARELFIRGALVNMEYVSNAPFFQRNQQLIREVEQLEHKARRQDVLVDEEALFAFYSERIPAEVVDAASFEAWRKEAEKTEPKLLHLTREELMRHAAQHVTENQFPEWLELEDGKLKLRYRFEPKHPLDGVTLDVPLAILNRLTPAPFEWLVPGMLRDKLQQLIKGLPKQIRRCCVPVPDFITRFLSTNPDLQQPIAAQLARFILRETGGVKVDIDEFNKQELPEHMLFNFRVIDDGKQEIGMGRDLIALQKQFGQAAQLTFRDTSAEFERDDVKTWDFGELPESIQFARGRQQLTGYPALTLEEDRVAIRLFDTQDVAEKHHRQGVVKLLQLQLKEQMKQLGKGLPGMTQIALQLRAVANADDLLADAIAAICDRAFIGEDALPRNEKAFNDQKNRARTRLPAVIQAVSQYLQQIAAEYVPLCNKMQKHKLGFELKQQLESLVYRGFLAATPWSHLPQIPRYMKAMSLRMDKQPANPQRDGQRAAEIRELWQQWQQRVAEQQEQGEPAEAVLAFRWMIEELRVSLFAQELKTPYPVSVKRLLKVWSELPR